In the genome of Anabrus simplex isolate iqAnaSimp1 chromosome 6, ASM4041472v1, whole genome shotgun sequence, one region contains:
- the LOC136875896 gene encoding probable cytochrome P450 6a14 yields the protein MALADWILLSLALLSLLIAIISVVVQLNYWKKKGVPFIKPIPFFGNFKESILGRQREEDVVDKLYQQLEGERFGGIYKSHKSVLMVRDPELIKHILSKDFSAFPSRVDNFHKGLDPLSGNIFNFEGSMWRNVRSLLTPTFTPGKVKGSFDQMQKYAKDLTTYLSEFATEGKPVEMKDILTKFSIDVICSSLFDVQANALKCADSEFYRIARELNDSEEHTLSRFLSHRRLKRFFASLAEEIFTYRAQNGIDSHDFMQGLARLKSTANSSDEGSNLVAAHMYSFFYAGFRKPAAVLTCALYELASNPELQERLYTEIDTSTQECGGLLTNQAVQALPLLDKIVKETLRMHPAEPVLSRVCRQPYTIPGTDVTLDEGTTILIPAKSLHCDPLYFSEPEVFNPDRFDDEVQNSSYLPFGQGPRMCVGFRLGLLHIKVGLASLIANYSFTTSKTTSDPTKEAWLTVTPR from the exons ATGGCTCTAGCCGACTGGATCTTACTATCGCTTGCGCTCCTCAGCCTGTTGATCGCCATCATATCGGTGGTGGTACAGCTGAACTACTGGAAGAAGAAGGGTGTACCATTCATCAAACCAATACCATTCTTCGGGAACTTCAAGGAGTCAATTCTTGGGAGACAACGAGAGGAGGATGTTGTGGACAAACTTTATCAGCAATTGGAGGGAGAGAGATTTGGCGGTATTTATAAGTCTCATAAGTCTGTCTTGATGGTGCGTGATCCAGAACTTATCAAACATATCCTTTCCAAGGATTTCTCAGCTTTTCCATCAAGAGTTGATAACTTCCACAAAGGATTAGATCCACTTTCTGgtaacatttttaattttgaaggaagtatgtggaggaatgtaagaTCACTTTTAACTCCGACATTTACTCCAGGAAAAGTTAAGGGTAGTTTTGATCAGATGCAGAAATACGCGAAGGATCTAACCACATATTTAAGCGAATTTGCAACTGAAGGCAAACCTGTAGAGATGAAGGATATTTTGACAAAATTTTCGATTGATGTTATATGTTCATCACTCTTCGACGTTCAAGCAAATGCACTGAAATGTGCTGACTCTGAATTTTATCGAATAGCAAGAGAACTGAATGATTCTGAAGAACATACTTTGAGTCGCTTCTTAAGCCACCGTAGACTTAAACGTTTCTTCGCGTCTCTGGCTGAAGAAATATTTACTTACAGGGCGCAGAACGGAATTGACTCGCATGACTTCATGCAAGGACTAGCCCGGCTCAAATCCACTGCTAACAGTTCAG ACGAAGGCTCCAATCTGGTAGCAGCCCACATGTACAGTTTCTTCTACGCAGGATTCAGAAAACCTGCAGCTGTTCTAACGTGTGCTCTGTATGAGCTTGCTTCTAACCCTGAACTCCAAGAACGACTATATACAGAGATAGACACATCTACGCAGGAGTGTGGTGGACTACTGACAAACCAAGCTGTACAGGCACTGCCCTTGTTAGACAAAATTGTTAAAG AAACCCTCAGAATGCACCCAGCAGAGCCTGTTTTGTCGAGGGTATGCAGACAACCGTACACAATCCCTGGCACAGATGTAACACTTGATGAAGGAACGACTATTCTTATTCCAGCGAAGTCCCTTCACTGCGATCCACTTTACTTCTCCGAGCCCGAAGTGTTCAACCCTGACAGGTTCGACGATGAAGTTCAAAACTCCTCGTATCTACCTTTCGGTCAAGGACCAAGGATGTGCGTCG GCTTCCGACTTGGTCTCTTGCACATCAAAGTTGGTTTGGCATCTCTGATTGCGAATTATTCGTTCACAACAAGCAAGACCACTTCAGATCCGACTAAGGAGGCTTGGTTAACGGTCACCCCGCGATAA